The genomic stretch AAATAATTGACCTTGCAAatctccatgttcttgtaaagtcttccatgccctaactgcatcttcAGCAATTTGTGCACATATAGCAGGAtgatattcaatttgttgcctttgaccctcataaggtccttttcctaacaacgtatctagatttctttgagagtaactggctgctgcatttcacctagccgtCTCTATGCAAAATTcatcattggcaaccttccataacaaatattgtcctccatttagtacagatttacacatgctagcctaatctgctggcgtcatgttcaagttggtaatggattcgaccatgcttacatggaagggtgcttgaggaccataggttatTACAGCCTCTTTTAACTGCCTCACTGTTTTGAAACCTAAAGCAcagtgaatttgctgccctcctgccttctcaagtacagggcatgctaatctttgaggtcctgtctcaggatcccatctatcaactatggaggttgagggccactcagctgtctccataggtggagctcttggttgaattacaccctctggtgatagaatggtgttagtagcagcctctgttgtagctttttccctaatagccccttttcctttaaattttctcctctGTCTGACCAGCTCATGGTGGGGACAAGAGTGTGTCACCCTGAGGGGCACTCTGCTTTTCTTCCTATGTGTGCTGTCCCCACTAAGAACCCTTCCTTCCACTCCTAGGGCTCTCTGTGTGTATCCTGCGCAGCTCAGGCCATAAAAACCAGATTACCCTCAGAGTGTTCAGGAAAATCCCACACTTTGAAGAGAGAAGGCGGTTTCTCTAGAAGGTATAATGACAAACTCGAAGCAGACAGTGATTGCTTTGCCACCACATGGGAAAGGCTTTGAGAGGGAGTCCACTCTAAGTGAGGGCAGAGCTCAGAGACAGGAGAGGGAATCAGGGGCACCAGCTGCATTTCAGTGTTCTCACCACTCCTTGTCTGAACCACTGTTCACCTTGGAATCCTGTCTATGAAGCCTGGATTTTGTTTAAAGTGCATTCATTTTCGATAACCCCAATGTGTGCTCATGGGACACACAGCAAGCTTCCAAGGAGCAAATGCACAGAGAGATTGATGCAAGGAATTTATTTGGGCTGGGAGGGAAATTGATGACATGGCACAGTGAAACAGTGGCTTCCTTCTAGGTGTCTAAAAAAATCTTGAATCAGCTGCAGCAAAGCATGTAAAAGATGCCATTCAGTCTGCATCTTCCTGAGACGCGCTCCAGGATCCCACAGGCGAttttacaggtgcacaccactccTGCCCTTATACCTGCGGACATAGAAAGTGTGAGAATCCACTGCTCGGCAGGAGGAGAGTCTGGGGAGGTGCAGATAGGGTGGGGAGGTTCCTCCTGTAAGTGCATTACAGAGAGTGGCTTGTGCTGACTCAGCCTATTGGAGTAAGGCACATGGCAAGCTCAGGTCACCCACATGGTCAGGCACACACCTTCTCCTGCCTTGACTCCGGCCCCATCACACATATGACTGAATACTCCTTCACACACATTTCCCATTCCTAAATGTTCCttctgagagaaagaagaaaattgtcTCCCTGAGACTAAGGCGACCCAATTAGATCCAGAAAGGACTGGTCAGAAAGTGTCTTCATGTACTACACCTAGTATCTGCACAAACCTATCTTGGAATCAAAGGTTTTTGCAGGAAAGAAGTCCTCTGCCAAGAGTTATCAGGCACTCACTGTTCAATGAGAAATCTGAGGGCTCTGGGGCTTAGGTGAAGTCACGTCAGTGACTGTGGCTGGCCTGAGTCTGGGGCCCCTCTGCTGTCCTCCTTTGCACACTCTGTGTGTCCTACAGGAAGGCAGCTCTCACCTGCATCCTGAGCAGAGTTTTCATCCCCTGTAAAGGAGATGGTTGCCACCTGGTCCTCTTGTCCTGGCTGCTGCTGGTCCGGGGCCTCCTCAACTCTTGCTCTGAGAGGCTCAGCCTGGGCCTGGAGGGCCAGCAGGAGAAGGGCAGCGAGGAGGGCGAGGGTCCTCATGGCTGCAGTCACCTGGGGGAATGGAGGCAGGGGCCTGAGAGTGTGGAGGAGACATGGGCTGCATTTGCAGGTGTGTGAGGAGCAGGTTCACAGCCCGTGGCCGTGTCTCCATTGGATGGGAGGAGGGGGAGCCTTGTCCTTGAGGTCCTCAAGGGAAACTGACAATGACGATTAAGACTCTGCTAAGGTTTTCAATTTCCCACCTAGATTTCCCATTTCCCTTTAGATCAaaagtttcctttttaatatttgaaaagcaaGATCCTGTGGAGCACAGAGGAGTAGAAGGTGAGCTCTCCTGAGCAGGCTCAGGGCTGACTCTCCTTCTGAGGGGGGTATTGAGTCAGGGGGTGAGCAGGCTCCTGCCTGAGCAGGAGTGGGGCTCACAGTGGCCTCATCAGGGGTGACAGGAGCTCAGCAGGACCCTGGACAGAGAGCGCCTAAGCTGGAGCCTGTTGATGTTTCCATCTTTTGGAGCAAGCAGTGGCTACTTAGAACCTGTGTCTAAAGTGCACCACCTGATGTAGGATGTTCATTATTGGACCTTTGTCCACATCAAATGGATTTGAAACCTCAACACAAGACCTGAGAACACAGGGCGACTGGAAGGACACCTAGAGGTGCCTTCTGACCCTGGACCTGGCAGTGAGGTCTTGCCTGTGACACCAAAGGCAGAGGCAGCAGAAGCCAAGGTGGAGCTAAGGGGTGGCCTCAGATCATGCAGGATTACACACAGGAAGCACCAGCTGGATGAGGAAGCACAGCAGGAAGTGGGAGAAAACACAGGGAAAGCAGGAGTTCAGCCAGGATTCATGTCCACAGACACAGGCAACAGAGCACCTCAGTAGCCAAACCAAATGACCTGGTTGAAACATGAGCAGCAGGCGTTAGTGGACATTTCTCAAAATCAGGGAATGTTTGAAGGAGCCACGGTTCTGAGCAGGACAGAACCCGTAGGATGCGTGTGTCTGGAGCCTTTGAGCTCCTCAGTAACTTAGCTGAGAGGGGCTCCCCTGGGCAGCTCCCAGGGGCCTGCAGAGGACCCCTGCAGGGCCTCCCCACTTGGCTTTTCTGCACAGGAGGAAGTGCTATCAGGCCAATGAGCTGAGCAGAGGGCAAAGCTCTGGAGCTTTCAGTTACTCACAGATCCTCAGCGAGGCTGGGCGACAGTAGCAGGCAGCGAGCAGTGCTGAGTCCCAGGTCGACTGAAGCCACAGCAGCCGCACACTCACAGGACACACTTCCCCTATTTAAAGGACACTGGGTGGGGTGTCGTCACCTCTGTTTGTTTCTATTGGGCACTTCCAACAACTCTTGCACAAGGGCGATTGAAcattttgttgtggtggtggggTCAGAAGAGGGGCCCAAAGGGACATCTTACCTTTGTCCAGCTGTCTTTACTGGTCTAGGTGGTGACCAagctccttctcccttcctcctaaGGTGGTAGACCCTGTGGCTGAGGCTGAAGCAACAagataaaagaaacattaaaaggtGTCAGGAAATCATAGTCTGCAGGTCATATTCAGGCTTTGCTAAGATGACTAAGCTAAGATTGCCAAGACCACCCAAGAGGGTTTAGAATAAGCTCTTGGTCAGCCTCCCCAGGGGCAGGGGTCTCACCAGGAGAGCCAATTGGAGCTTGTGGCCAGTGGGGAGCCTTGGCCCTGGGGAACTGGTATGCACTCTTGCCTGTGTTGCGGAGCTGGGCAGGCCACACTGGAGTCTCCCTGACTGATGGATGTGTATGCAGCATGCAGTTCCCAAGGAAACCAGCATCTCCTTGCTTGGCCAGTCGAAAGGCCAGGCTAAAGGACTGTCTGACCATCTGGGCCAAGCACTCATCAGATTGATGGCCCTCAAGGAGGCAGCCAAGATGGTAGAGAGATTGTCCTTAGCCGTTCACCTGGGGTTGTGTGCTCAATGACATTGTACCCAAACTGGAGCTGAACAGTCTCAAAGTGTCTCTCAGTGGAAAATCACTTGCCTATTTTGCATGAGTCTTGGGTTGACTTGGCAAAACTGAACATAAAAAATACCTGTTGTATGTAAGATGGTGAAGAGTGACATTTATGTCTATATACTGTTCCTTACCATCTCATGCCTCCTCATGGTGTGGTAAATGGGACCAGGTTCGtgggaaagagaaatgaaactcACAATCCCTGAGATACTAAGTTCCCATGTCAAGCTTGCTAAATTCAAATACAGTGAGTGACCCTCTAGGCCTTGGGGTTGTGCATATATTGAGGCTAGTGGACCATCTCAGAAGCCTTGCTTTATCTCTGTCAAGGTGGACACGTCAGACTGAAGAATTTGCAGGAATGTGTGAGTCGCAGAGAGGCTGAGGGCCTCAGTCCTGTGTCATATAATGAAGGCCACGTCATCAGGGAGGTTACCTACAGGGACCCAGCATGTCTGTGTTGTGTGGGGCCAGCAGATGTTTGAGGAATCTGGGCGCAGGTCTCAGTACAGCACAGGGCCATATTAGGAACAGGGTCTCAGATGATGGTTTTGGGGTCTTGTTGGTGTCTGGAGGGGCCCAGCAAAATGTGGATGTGGAGAGGAGCATTGGTGGTGTGTGCAAGAGGGATATCCTGGCAGCTGTTACACCTCTGGTGGCCCCCAGAAGTTAGAACATAAAGCAACTCCAATCCCTAAGTGTTTCCCACTGAGGCAGGAGAGAGCGGCATTATTGGGCAATCCAGTTAGACTGGCTATTGTAATGTGTGGGTCTCCCAGTTCCACGAGTTTTGCATAACTACTGGGCATCTTCCCAACTGGCCGAGGCCTTGTGGTTTCCTTACCCGTAGGGGGCATAGCTACTGGGGCCTCACTGAAGGCAAACAGTGGTCTCAGAAATGCCATTCTATTGGGTCATGTTCTGGATATTTAGGGAAGTGTGAGCCcagttgtgtgccactgcaaGTCAGGTGTACTGGACAAGACCGGCACTGCCTCCTCTGGCTATAGatgtctccagcctctgcagaAATAGGAAGAGGCTGTAAGTGAGCAGTGAGTGAGATCCGTTGCCGCTCAATTCTTTTCCCCTGATGACCTCTAGGTATGATGTTTTGCTCTGAAGCAGTGACATTCCACCAATAGTCTCATGGATGGAGGTGTTTGGTCATCTGGATGTGGGCGTCATGACATCTGGTAAAGCTAGGGTGTACGTCAGTATTGgagaaaatgtaaatgttattATCTCTATGGGAACTGACCCTGAGTCTTTCTTGATGGCCATGGTGATCTAGGTCAGTTGTAATGAGGTGCAGTGGCCACGGTTCAAGAGTTAGGGAGGGTTAGGCTCTTGGAAGGAGCATGCTGTGCTTGGGGTCTGTGCATTCTTCCGGCTGAGTAATCGGGTATCAGAAGACCATGTGCCCACCCAGGATACCAGGGGCTGGGTAAGCGGAGGGAAGGTGGACACAGGTGTGGTGTCTCCTGGGCCACCGTAGCTGAGGAGTGGAGAGGTGCTGATCTGAATGGATGATACTGTGTGATCCAAAAGCAGGAAGCCAGGAATATCACTGTGTGGTGTTCTGCTGGGTGTCTGCATGGGAGAAACCCACAGAGGCTGAGACAGTGACTGTCTCTGCTCCTGGCTGCAGAGGGAACGGTCCCCACTGAGGGGGTGGGAGAGGCCAAGGAAGTCCGTTTTCCACCAGCAGAAAGGTACCACCCCCAGGAATAAGGCAGTGCCAGGCCTTATGCCATTGCTCAGGGCCACCAGCATTTGCAGTCACAGGTGATGGTGGGCCAGGGGAGAGAGTAGGGACCCCTGAGGATTGTGGCCCTCCAGCTTGTGCACAGATCCCTGAGGATGGAGGCTGAGTCATACTTCTGCCAGCACGGAGGCAAGAGGCCTGTGAACCTGGAAGGAAAGGAGACACTGCTGATGTCCTGGTGTAGGGACAAAGAGGGGTTTGGACTGCCTCAATTTGAGGAGAAACTCAGGGGACTGTCACTCAGCTCCGTGTGGAGCCAAGAGCCAGCAGGTACAGTCATGGTCACAGCGATAGGGCTGAATCACCTGCCCTGTGGGGGGAaacagctctgggcctgaggcccCGTGGGTAAGGCACCAGAGACGCATTGCCTGTGGGTTGTTGGGGCGTCCACTAATGTGACTCAAGCAGGTTCAGGGTCCTTCCTGCATGTTAAAGAAGTCACATAGCCTTTGGCCCAGTCACATCAGCTGCCCATGCACATGACCTGGAAATCGTAAAAAGGAATCCGAGTGTGGTCTTTCGCCTTGGCATCCTTCACTGCCCTCCAGAGTACCTGTCTATGCAAGGTGGTGAGCCCAACTCTGTCCCTGGGGTGGGGTTGTTCCCCTCCTAGGTGGGTCAGCCGCTGTCCAAGGAGCTGAAGGCCGTGTGGCTCCTGGTTCCCTTCCCTCAGCTCTCCCAGGGGACTTCCCAGGTCAGCAGACATCCATGCTGTGTGCACTGAGGTCAGTTCCTGTGTGTTTGTGGGAGGGAGCTGAGTAACAGGGTCGCCCTGTCCTTCTGTCCTTTCAGAGATCCAGTGTGTAGGATGGCTGCTCCTGCTGGCACCATTTCCATTAGACCAGAGGCCATGGAGAGTCTGAGACGCAGCGCACAGCTGGACTCTGCTCACAGTGGCAGTGGGGCAAGGTGGCTTTACCTGCAGCAGACAGGTGCTTTTCTAAGGGGCTTGAGGAGCTGGGCCTGCAGGATCCTCCATGTGAGGAGGACATTAGTTAGTCTGGGGCCACTGTGGGTGAGTGTGCATATGGAGGTAGGAAGAAGAGAGCTTTGGAAGGAACAAGGACATGACCCTGAGGTCCTGCTGTTCCTGATGCAGACACAGTGCAAGTCCAGTGGGGAGATGGCACTGGCAGGAGCCTCAGTCCCAGCAAGTGTGTGTCGGGGGCTTGGTGGGAGCCTCACAGGGAGCAGGACTTGGAGAGTTCGCATCCCTCTTTCTCTGGTTCCTCCACTGTCCTGGTCCTCTGAGGCCTGTGTCCTGTCTTCACACAGGGATGAAGCTTCGGAGCCTCCTTATCCTGCAGCATCCGTTGCTCTGAAGAATCAGTGACCCAGCCAgggcctgccctccctcccttccctcacgGTTTCCCGCGCCCCTCCCAAACTCTCTGAATATCCCATGTTTGTTGTCTGCTTTAGTATTCCAATAAGATAGGAGGAAAGAGAGATGTCACTCTGGAACCCATTCTCCAGGTTTGAGAAAGCCCAGGTGTCCCATGAAGAGAACACAGGGACAAGAGGTCCCTTGTCATGTAGGACCACAAATAGTTACAACAGGCTTCCTAGGAAAAGCATGCCCTGATACATTGTTCGTTTGGAAATGTCAGTGGTCAAGATCCTCCTCACTACGGACATTAAAACTTTTTGTAAAAACCTCCCCTCTTGAGCTGGATGAACTAATTCCAGCCCATCACctggtcccatccccagccctgtctgagCTCCCAGAGGGTGGCCAGTTGCCAAGTGCCAGCCCTATGGTAAGTCATCCTGCAATGACTTCTATATCCCCAAAGGGCACTTCTTCTGCCCATGGAGTTGACCAAAGCCCAAGGGCAAGAGTGGGTGTTAACATCTGTGCATGTTTCCAAGCCCCTAAGTGCTGGTGGGTTCTTAAGCAGAAGCAGGGGTATTGGGACAATTTCACAGGCCTGCAGAGAGGAGGGCCTGATGCACTTCCTTAGTCAACTATGTCTTCCCCAACTTGTTGGTGAAGTGGGTTTGAATTTTCCAAgtgtaaaaaataacaaattgtgTTGAAGTGGCATAAGATTCTAACTCTAGAATATTTTAATGGACAATATTCCACTGACTCTTGGTACAGGGGATGCAGGAACAATAGGTGACCCAGGTGAGGTGCATAATCTTCCCTCAGGGACAGattcagaaaaacatttttttgtctgGGTGTGGGTTTGCTGGCTCTATGGAAAAAGAAGTAGATGTTTTCTCCAGAATGCTAAGCTCCTAGGCCAGGTAGAGTTGTCCTTGAGTGGCTTTGCCATCACAGGAGACCTGGGCCAAGAGCATGAtccaggcagaagaaagaagcaaAGGTAAGAGCAACATTCCCACTCGTCCCGAGTCCTGGCACCAGCCTCTCTGTGAAGTCAGAAATCCTGTTGAAATCCCCAGTCCCGGGAAGCAGCTGCTGACACAGCTGGAAGGTTTCTGAGGGTCAACTCCAAGACTCACACTAGCGCACAAGGTAAGCATGAAAAATACCAAACACAGAGAAGTAGACACACAGACCTGAGATTGCACAGTGGGGAAATTAAGAGCAGAGCTTAGTTGATGTGTGTGCAGCCTGGTCTTCAGACTCCCCTGGTGAATCCGTGCTCTGCCAAGTGTGAGAAACACCTCCCATCTGCTGATTGACAGGGAGGGAAGCAGCCAAGTGAGGGGAGGTAAGGCAGGGGGTGAGGCTGGGGACCAGAAGCCCTGAGGCTGATAGTCAGAAGGAGGCCTGCAAGTGATGGCCAGAGTTAGAGTGTGGCCCTGGGTCAGGGGCAGAAGGCAGAGTAGGGAGGGTCAATGTTGTCCAGGTGTCACAGGACAGGGAGGTTTGGATGGAACATCAGGCCATATTAGACTGAAGAACCTTTTACCATTCTCTATGTTTCTGAATTTAGTCAAGAAATTTTAATGTAAAGAGGGGAAAAATTCAAGGGCTCCTTAAGGctcatatttttaacattatttacaTTCTAGTTAAAGTTGTAAACTTAGTTCCAAACATCAAatgcataaatgaaaaataaattgaacagtAAATCAGCCTGTGGAAAGGTACCTGGCTCCATTGGTCATTGTGCTTCTCTTCATAAATAGCAAGAGATGTCACCAACCTAAAAGCTCACCCATGGGTGAATGGACAAAGAATGCGGTGAACATGTACTGGAATCCTAGCCATCCCTTGGAAGGAGGAATCCTGTCATTTAAACAACTTTATGAACCTGGTCAGTAGTTCAAGTGAAATAAGACATTGCAGAAGGTCAAGGACTACATTTTCTCATCCATATGTGGAAGTCAAAAAGTGGATCCTATAGAAATCGAGGATACACTAGTGGTTACCAGGTACTGGACTGGACATGGGGAGAAGCTGGTCAATGGGTTCAAAGTTACAGTTAGATGGAAGAATGAGTTCTGGGTTATCATTGCACAATTGCATTATTGTAGTCAATCATAACGTTTTGCATCTTTCAAAACAGAGAGGATTTCAAAGCTTTCACcaccaagaaatgaaaaatgtgggAAGTGACAGATATGCCAATTGTCTTGATTTGGTTGTTGTACATTGTAAACTTCTATTGAAACTTCATATTTAATACCATAAATTTGCACTTTTAGTATAAGTCAATTTGAAAACAGAGTCTTATATCTTACATGAAAAGTTGCCCCCTGCAGACTTCAAAAGTGGGAAGGAAGAATTTACGAGGATATTGCAATAGGGTCATGGCTTTGCAATAGGGAGAGGGGTTGGAATAAGCTCTCTGGAAACAAGAGGCAGGAGGCTGTTGGGTGCCTGGTGTCAGTGGAAAGGCCTGGAGGATGCTGGTGTGGGTGTTGGTCAATGCGGTTGGGTCACTGGCACTTGTGAAGCTAGGCTGCTAACTGCCACAGAGGCAGAGGAGTGATCGTCTTGAGCAACTGTGCTTCAAAGGGATTGCTCTACGTTTGacttagtctttatttttttttctagaaaatgactgacttatttttcttttaacttgaaTGTACTTATTTcagtttcagtcatttttttttccaataagaaCGTGTATTATTCACTGCTAAAGGCTTAATGCCTTGAATTTGCAAGTACCATTTGCAGAAACTGGAAAATATTCCAGTTTAATGTAAAAATTACTAAGTCTTatctctttttcatctttgtaatcaatatatttaacatttttacagCCACCACAATTTTCACCAGATATTCGGAACTATAGTCTTATAAGTTTAAGGAAACAGTTGCACCCTAAGTATATGAGAACCCCCAcctccctttcctttttcctctgcaGCTTTCACAAGTGAGAAAAACATAGGACCCTTGGCCTTCAGagtttggcttgtttcacttagtatgatgttctcaATTCTATCTactttcttgcaaatgacatagtttcatttttctttatgactgaataatattccattgtgtatatattttcttttccctttttctttatccatttatccactactggacacctaggctggttccatagcttggctattgtgaattgtgctgctttagaCATGAGTAATAGGTATATCACTGTGGTATGGTGGTTTTAGttttttaggataaatatcaaggagtgatCATATGGTGGTTACAAGCCAAGTCTTTTggggaaactccatactgatccccatagtgattgtactaatttacagttccaCAAAGAGTATAAAAGTGTCCCTTTTTTCCCAtatcctttccagcatttattatcgTTTggattcttgatggctgccattctgactggagtgaaatgaaatctcagcattGTATTGattttaatgatgttgaacatttcttcatttattatgaGCAACTAATTTAAGGTAGAAAATGTCTGTGTGTCTTTAGTAATTAGTGTGTTTGGATTCCACTCACCAGCTCCGTGTCTTATTTGAGGCTAAGCAGGTTGCACTTGTTGGGAGGAACCCATCTTCTCTGGGTACAATCATTAATTTAATCAAATCTAATTTCTTCAATACTCCATCTGTCCCTGCAGTTGGCATCTGTCACTGACCAACCGAGATCGTCACAGTAACCACCACAGGTCAAGCTGCTGTGCCCCTGCATCCACAGAGCAGACATGGAGGTCCCCCCCTCCACAGCTCCACTCCCCTGATTGGCAGCCCCTCTCCCCTGATTGGCAGCCCCTCTCTCCTGATTGGCAGCCCTCTCCCCTGATTGGCAGCCCCTCTCCCTGAGCATATCTGCTGTGAGCTCTGCCTCACCCTTTTCTCTGCTGCATCACTCGAGTGCTATGGAGGTGGTCAGGACCCTGCATGCCCCTTTCCCTtacacctctgtctctgcctAAATTTCTGCCGTACCCTATTTAATCTATCCAAGTGCTCATGTCTGTTGTAGTCCAGCTTGAGATTTACTGTgagctttttttttgtactaatgTTTGTACCCAGgagcccttaaccactgagccacatacccagtaatttttttttcgtttaagacagagtttcactaagttgcttaggccctcacttagttgctgaggctgcctttgaacttgtgattctcctgcctcagcttcctgagctgctgggattctagACATGTGCTACCACGTCCCACTGTCTGAGCGCTTGATGAACCATTCCATGCCGTAACTATCTCCACCTTGTTTCTAAACTAATGATCCATGGTGTGACACTTAGCCTAGCACAGTTTTCTGTGTTTagtttcaaatgattttaattgcTTGTTAAAGATAAACTGTCACATAACTTGGATACATGAACTGATTTAGGTCTgtagttttcagttttcttcaacGCAACTGAGAAGTAATAATGTAAGTTTATATCATTATGTGAAACTGGATACAAGGATTAATTTAATCAAATCTGATTTCTTCAACACAtactttgtgtatttaaaaactgGGCACGAAAGTGAGAAGAGCAGAGCTGACGTTCCATTTTAAGCAGACAGTGGCTACAAAAAGTAAAGACATAAGATATATTTACTGTtagtgccgcagtctgtctgggcacaaatcatgaacaagtgaagcaggaacaaactttatttctgaactccaccagcactctcCAAAGATGCTCCTAGGAACTCCTCCCGAACCCCACGCTGCTCGTCCAGGAACCAGCAGCTGGAAATatcctctggaaatccctcctcctgcacttccccaaccaatgggaactctccaggaatccccgggaatccccaggagaactccaaagtatcGGCCAAAGCGTATAGTAATGCCTcacctgtcaatcaatactattggcaaaatgccaggggccattccaactcagctgtggctctcagcatctccccccttctgtttaattaaacaacaagtaatgtggcttaggtaccgtgcctgttaggttgtccaatactacatatggtctttacccgtcatcggatgagctgacctgtaggcgtcagcctcctgtcttatgTTGGTATCACTGCATTTGGATcatacctgtcactgactacgggcccagcatacagccatacctGTGGGTAGGCCTATGGaccagtggggggtgaggttctttgcctcacttctgttggtccccaaattttagaccatcactagcagaagggaggaggatacagaaatggcACGACACTAAAcaaattgatggctcctttgaaaaattgtaccatggggacaccatcagcaaagatactccagcattaccacaattcgctgcaccaacagatagttcacaatatataaaagtgatacatagtccaggcaagttctgcaagcagttcaaagcagaggaatctatcaatatgtccatttcctcccaaagtaaattgactccttgattgagcattacttgttgagttattattcattgatgcatcagtttatacagtttgttgtgataactatcaaagaagctgtagtttggttttatctttgtcttcaccggcactaggatgaagataggaattcgggcaataatggctaaaaaaaaattatttaacattataacaggcactaagaaaacaattttctgaacaatttacattatcctgaatagaattattaaatataatgaaaaaaaaggtgaaagtaaacaaatagatctgtaaacctccttatttgttcacatattaaaacaatcctcaacagctgtttacccaatttaaattaaaccatttaaatcacatgaataaaaaaaaattcggcttcatttttttcatgagcgctcctcatatatgaatacatgaacatacgcacatacagacataaaacacaaaagagaagtgtgcacacataatataatatatacaacacataacataatagtaaaggccttgtagtttttcacaggtgaaatctccattgcaatgtttaaaaactccatagtcaccaaataaaactgatcaggaaaacattaacctaggtctgtatgagctcaagaaataaaatagaactttatgatttaggaaaaggcaataataaaatagatatcggcaaaagcatcctggttaatcactgttgcatatgtaagaatagccaagctagagttctggatatcagctgttagggatttgagtcaaatcatcttccttttggtctttagaaattgctttggttagtctctctggaatccaaatcggctgctgttctccctgtggaaatacacaaacagaacctcgactccagacaatcactgggtcagcacctttccattgtcctgttagaatatccttccaaagtacctgaggcttatgtacattttttggaaacatatgcctttccacagcactaagccctgatgaatccaaattttaaaagtttagagtaaaaagggttattttaagtttatctttagggtatatatacccctttccaattccctgtttttgctttaataagtacattttaatagtttgatgagctctttcaactatgccttgcccctgtggattgtatgggattcctgttatgtgagtaatgccaaatgatgagcaaaattgtttaaaagaggtaga from Ictidomys tridecemlineatus isolate mIctTri1 chromosome 14, mIctTri1.hap1, whole genome shotgun sequence encodes the following:
- the LOC144370650 gene encoding neutrophil antibiotic peptide NP-2-like, coding for MRTLALLAALLLLALQAQAEPLRARVEEAPDQQQPGQEDQVATISFTGDENSAQDAGIRAGVVCTCKIACGILERVSGRCRLNGIFYMLCCS